A stretch of the Streptomyces ortus genome encodes the following:
- a CDS encoding endonuclease/exonuclease/phosphatase family protein has product MLLGTWNLENLYRPGGAFGPRTEAAYKAKLSTLAGVIRALDPTLLGVQEVGDPAALEDLVRLLDGDWHTVLSAHPDSRGIRVGFLSRPALRTITDTNEFPAPLRPVQGDDDGEPVPRTGRGLLAVEGVLPGTGVTLSVAVCHLKSKLLTYPGGRFQPRNEGERARYGAYALYRRAAEATTLRALADNLLGGRGKERHVAVLGDFNDEVTAATTQIPQGPPGSEIGTPGFGRPDKGDAVRLWNIAPLIPEKQRFSRVHSGRPELIDQILVSHRLLDRVTGAGAGAPLLETPLPSVDEEADGRRDATGSDHAPVWARIAP; this is encoded by the coding sequence ATGCTCCTCGGCACCTGGAACCTGGAGAACCTGTACCGGCCCGGCGGGGCGTTCGGCCCGCGTACCGAGGCCGCGTACAAGGCGAAGCTCAGCACGCTGGCCGGGGTCATCAGGGCACTCGACCCCACGCTGCTCGGTGTGCAGGAGGTGGGCGACCCGGCCGCGCTGGAGGACTTGGTCCGGCTGCTCGACGGCGACTGGCACACCGTGCTCTCGGCGCATCCGGACAGCCGGGGCATCCGGGTCGGTTTCCTCAGCCGGCCGGCGCTGCGGACGATCACCGACACCAATGAGTTCCCCGCGCCGCTGCGGCCCGTCCAGGGCGACGACGACGGCGAACCGGTACCTCGCACGGGCCGCGGTCTCCTCGCGGTGGAGGGGGTGCTGCCGGGCACGGGCGTGACCCTGTCGGTGGCGGTCTGCCATCTGAAGTCGAAGCTGCTGACGTACCCGGGCGGGCGGTTCCAGCCGCGGAACGAGGGTGAGCGGGCCCGCTACGGCGCGTACGCCCTGTACCGGCGGGCAGCCGAGGCCACGACGCTGCGTGCCCTCGCCGACAACCTCCTCGGCGGCCGGGGCAAGGAGCGGCACGTGGCCGTGCTCGGTGACTTCAACGACGAGGTCACCGCCGCGACGACACAGATCCCGCAGGGGCCGCCCGGCTCCGAGATCGGCACTCCCGGTTTCGGCCGGCCGGACAAGGGTGACGCGGTACGGCTCTGGAACATCGCTCCCCTCATACCGGAGAAGCAGCGTTTCTCGCGCGTTCACTCCGGTCGTCCCGAACTGATCGACCAAATCCTGGTCAGCCACCGGCTTCTCGACCGGGTGACCGGGGCGGGGGCGGGGGCGCCGCTCCTGGAGACGCCGCTGCCGTCGGTCGACGAGGAGGCGGACGGGCGACGGGACGCGACGGGGTCGGACCACGCGCCGGTGTGGGCGCGGATAGCGCCCTAG
- a CDS encoding FUSC family protein, translating to MPRPFRTLRTALPLWLTHALRAQRGPVPWNAVLRGMLAAGPLLVVAVVVGREPLGVMAALGAMFAGINDRPGSRRTAVPRIGVPGLAGAAGTAIGTYAGQGLGAAPLTLTLTALGLLAGAVSAVGPVASGAGTQLLVAAAIGAGMPLPEPGWQRALFFLAGTGWLIVLRLALPTPGALANDFRFDGERAGVAGVYDAIADLLAVVGGEQAGGRRAALTAALDHAQDALAGPRLRRYATSAAERRLRAQYAAALPLAEAATALAWAGEALPARTAQGPRRLAVAVRTGEPCGPLPAPARTVPGLRALDDALLHAAETFDRGGPRPRQASGGHPVGLGAERTAHKGLHLRPLRAGAVLRAVTGTGGREYGLRVALSYGAAVAVAQALHHVHWYWLPATAVFLVKPDLGPLVSRVLNRAAGTVLGALVFAGFAAVLPRPEGLVALVAISGALIPVATRHFAAQTAVVTVLVLALVMVGGEPEASWGRIGETLLACAIVLVVGHLPAPGQRGGNVRARLTAATDAAHAYLTHVLSGGDGVDGGIDGGTGTGGGGGDDRATRWALRREAYRTLAEARAAIDRSAAELPTLARHTAGTDEVAATLERLVDTTTACAVHLDDTGRLTPRHTERLAILLDELVDRREYAGFATPLPAGRHSA from the coding sequence GTGCCGCGACCCTTCCGGACACTCCGAACAGCCCTCCCGCTCTGGCTCACCCACGCGCTGCGCGCGCAGCGGGGACCCGTGCCGTGGAACGCCGTGCTGCGCGGGATGCTCGCCGCCGGACCGTTGCTCGTCGTGGCCGTCGTCGTGGGGCGCGAGCCCCTCGGTGTCATGGCCGCGCTCGGAGCCATGTTCGCCGGGATCAACGACCGGCCGGGAAGCCGACGCACCGCCGTGCCCCGGATCGGCGTACCCGGGCTGGCCGGAGCTGCCGGGACCGCCATCGGCACGTACGCCGGACAGGGCCTCGGCGCCGCCCCGCTGACCCTGACCCTCACCGCCCTCGGGCTGCTCGCCGGGGCGGTCAGCGCGGTGGGGCCCGTGGCGTCCGGGGCCGGGACCCAGCTGCTCGTCGCCGCGGCCATCGGCGCCGGGATGCCGTTGCCCGAACCCGGCTGGCAGCGGGCCCTGTTCTTCCTCGCCGGTACCGGTTGGCTGATCGTGCTGCGGCTCGCACTGCCCACGCCCGGCGCGCTGGCCAACGACTTCCGCTTCGACGGGGAACGCGCCGGGGTGGCCGGCGTGTACGACGCGATCGCGGATCTGCTCGCCGTCGTGGGCGGGGAGCAGGCCGGTGGCCGACGGGCCGCCCTGACCGCCGCGCTCGATCACGCACAGGACGCGCTCGCGGGGCCACGGCTGCGGCGGTACGCGACATCAGCCGCCGAGCGCCGGCTGCGGGCGCAGTACGCAGCCGCACTGCCGCTCGCCGAGGCCGCGACCGCGCTGGCCTGGGCCGGAGAGGCACTGCCCGCCCGCACGGCTCAGGGGCCCCGGCGACTCGCCGTCGCCGTGCGGACCGGGGAGCCCTGCGGGCCGCTGCCCGCGCCCGCCCGGACCGTGCCCGGACTGCGGGCCCTCGACGACGCCCTGCTGCACGCCGCCGAGACCTTCGACCGCGGCGGCCCGCGCCCCCGGCAGGCGAGCGGCGGTCATCCCGTCGGGCTCGGCGCCGAGCGGACCGCCCATAAGGGCCTGCATCTGCGACCCCTGCGTGCCGGTGCCGTCCTGCGCGCCGTCACCGGTACCGGAGGGCGGGAGTACGGTCTCCGCGTGGCCCTCTCCTACGGCGCCGCCGTCGCCGTAGCGCAGGCACTGCACCACGTCCACTGGTACTGGCTTCCCGCGACCGCCGTGTTTCTCGTGAAGCCGGATCTCGGTCCGCTCGTGTCGCGCGTACTGAACCGGGCGGCCGGTACTGTCCTGGGCGCCCTCGTCTTCGCGGGGTTCGCGGCCGTGCTGCCCCGGCCCGAAGGACTCGTCGCGCTGGTGGCGATCAGCGGGGCCCTCATCCCCGTAGCCACCCGGCACTTCGCCGCACAGACGGCCGTCGTCACCGTCCTCGTACTCGCCCTCGTCATGGTCGGCGGTGAGCCGGAGGCGTCCTGGGGCCGGATCGGCGAGACGCTGCTGGCCTGCGCGATCGTGCTCGTCGTGGGGCACCTTCCGGCGCCGGGACAGCGCGGCGGGAACGTACGAGCCCGGCTGACGGCCGCCACCGACGCCGCGCACGCCTATCTCACCCACGTCCTGAGCGGCGGCGATGGCGTCGACGGCGGTATCGATGGCGGTACGGGGACGGGGGGTGGGGGTGGTGATGACCGGGCCACGCGTTGGGCGCTGCGCCGGGAGGCCTACCGGACGTTGGCTGAGGCCCGCGCGGCGATCGACCGGTCCGCCGCCGAACTCCCCACCCTGGCCCGTCACACGGCAGGCACCGACGAGGTCGCGGCCACCCTCGAACGCCTGGTGGACACCACCACCGCCTGCGCCGTGCACCTCGACGACACGGGACGGCTCACCCCGCGGCACACCGAGCGCCTCGCCATTCTCCTCGACGAACTCGTCGACCGACGGGAGTACGCGGGGTTCGCGACGCCCTTGCCCGCAGGGCGGCACAGCGCCTGA
- a CDS encoding peptidoglycan recognition protein family protein, with protein MAVPPTEPTSSPTPSLAPPSSSRAGARVTRRGLIGAAGAIAAGAALTPVAPADTSAEAATAETASTADAAAPEPGTTSETFPSTRAQTATGEAPVEAAFPIGYVGVRWTGTREATGGRIRLIDADGGRGAWMPLSDGGCSDSNGGALLIPVDRASGYELRAPDGATELRSLAVDTTRGPAREVAVPQDTTRVRGVAYLTRAAWGADEKLRFRSDGAEISPQTYHPFQTLTVHHTATANGDPDPAATVRALYHVHTITNDWGDIGYHFLIDEAGQIYEGRYSGESATPAHDEGGKLVTAFHVLSFNPGNLGIALLGTLTKQGPTAAARDALTTLLRSMVRMHGVDPESKVTYTSPTTGRTREVYEIGGHRDWMATECPGAVMHGELGALRKAVASGS; from the coding sequence ATGGCCGTTCCCCCCACCGAGCCGACTTCCTCCCCCACTCCCTCCCTTGCTCCTCCCTCCTCCTCCCGCGCCGGGGCACGCGTCACGCGGCGCGGCCTGATCGGCGCCGCGGGCGCGATCGCGGCGGGCGCCGCGCTCACTCCCGTGGCGCCGGCCGACACCTCCGCGGAAGCGGCCACTGCGGAGACCGCGTCCACCGCGGACGCCGCCGCCCCGGAGCCCGGCACGACCTCCGAGACGTTCCCCAGCACCCGCGCCCAGACGGCCACCGGTGAGGCACCCGTCGAGGCCGCCTTCCCCATCGGCTACGTGGGGGTGCGCTGGACCGGCACCCGCGAGGCGACCGGCGGCCGTATCCGGCTGATCGACGCCGACGGCGGCAGGGGAGCCTGGATGCCCCTGAGCGACGGCGGTTGCTCGGACAGCAACGGCGGCGCGCTGCTCATCCCCGTCGACCGGGCCTCGGGATACGAGCTGAGAGCCCCGGACGGTGCCACGGAACTGCGGTCGCTGGCCGTCGACACGACCCGGGGCCCGGCGCGCGAGGTCGCCGTGCCGCAGGACACCACACGGGTGCGCGGCGTCGCCTATCTGACGCGGGCTGCCTGGGGCGCGGACGAGAAACTCCGCTTCCGATCGGACGGCGCGGAGATCTCACCGCAGACGTACCACCCGTTCCAGACCCTCACGGTGCACCACACCGCCACGGCCAACGGCGACCCGGACCCGGCCGCCACGGTGCGCGCGCTCTACCACGTGCACACGATCACCAATGACTGGGGCGACATCGGCTACCACTTCCTCATCGACGAGGCAGGACAGATCTACGAGGGCCGGTACTCGGGCGAGTCCGCCACCCCGGCCCACGACGAGGGCGGCAAACTCGTGACCGCGTTCCATGTGCTCAGCTTCAACCCGGGCAACCTCGGCATCGCGCTCCTCGGCACCTTGACGAAGCAGGGCCCGACCGCCGCCGCCCGCGACGCCCTCACCACCCTGCTGCGGTCCATGGTCCGCATGCACGGGGTCGACCCGGAGTCCAAGGTCACGTACACCAGCCCGACCACCGGCAGGACGCGGGAGGTCTACGAGATCGGCGGCCACCGCGACTGGATGGCGACGGAGTGCCCGGGTGCGGTGATGCACGGGGAGCTGGGGGCCCTGCGGAAGGCTGTGGCGAGCGGAAGCTGA
- a CDS encoding RidA family protein, with the protein MLKRVTVPSLFAPPAYSHASVVEAGTRLALLAGSVPLNAEGELVGPGDPVRQAEQVIANLGDQLRAVDSDFEHVVYTDVYVVSADPAVLSEVWSVVEASRLSAGPHSSTLLGVACLGYPGQLVEITATAVIPER; encoded by the coding sequence GTGCTGAAGCGCGTCACCGTCCCCAGCCTCTTCGCGCCGCCCGCCTACTCCCACGCCTCCGTGGTCGAGGCCGGCACACGTCTCGCCCTGCTCGCCGGGTCCGTGCCACTCAACGCGGAAGGCGAACTCGTCGGCCCCGGCGACCCCGTACGGCAGGCCGAGCAGGTGATCGCGAACCTGGGTGACCAGCTGCGGGCGGTCGACAGCGACTTCGAGCATGTCGTGTACACCGACGTGTACGTGGTGAGCGCCGATCCCGCCGTGCTCTCCGAGGTCTGGAGTGTCGTGGAGGCCTCCCGCCTCAGCGCCGGCCCGCACTCCTCCACCCTCCTCGGCGTGGCCTGCCTCGGCTACCCGGGCCAGCTCGTGGAGATCACGGCGACAGCCGTGATCCCCGAACGCTGA
- a CDS encoding gamma carbonic anhydrase family protein, translating into MLIEHRGQRPVVPASAYVAPSAVLCGAVTLGEGARVLHGAVLTAEDGEVRTGADVVIMENALVRGRRRHPAIIGNAVLIGPHAHINGARVEDEVFVATGASAFPGAVVGAGSELRINSVLHTNSVLPPGTVVPIGWIAAGAPRARLFSPDQHDELWQVQSELDFPGTVYGVPRGTSMRDIMARQSEHFGAHLDDRIVDSIVDPIIDPTVD; encoded by the coding sequence ATGTTGATCGAGCATCGTGGACAGCGCCCCGTCGTCCCGGCCTCCGCCTACGTCGCCCCGTCGGCCGTCCTCTGCGGCGCCGTCACCCTCGGCGAGGGCGCCCGCGTCCTGCACGGGGCCGTGCTCACGGCGGAGGACGGCGAGGTACGGACCGGCGCGGATGTCGTCATCATGGAGAACGCCCTCGTACGGGGCCGCCGCCGGCACCCCGCGATCATCGGGAACGCCGTGCTCATCGGCCCGCACGCCCACATCAACGGCGCCCGCGTCGAGGACGAGGTCTTCGTGGCCACCGGCGCCTCCGCCTTCCCCGGAGCCGTCGTGGGCGCCGGTTCGGAGCTGCGGATCAACAGCGTGCTGCACACGAACTCGGTGCTGCCGCCCGGCACGGTCGTCCCCATCGGATGGATCGCGGCCGGTGCCCCGCGCGCACGGCTCTTCTCACCCGACCAGCACGACGAGCTGTGGCAAGTGCAAAGTGAGCTGGACTTTCCCGGCACGGTCTACGGCGTTCCGCGCGGCACCTCGATGCGCGACATCATGGCCCGGCAGTCCGAGCACTTCGGCGCCCACCTCGACGACCGGATCGTTGACTCAATCGTTGATCCGATCATTGATCCAACCGTTGATTGA
- a CDS encoding glycoside hydrolase family 6 protein — protein sequence MFAVGLVAWGVAASAGLWGGEGSGGEGSGAAADVALWVNPESSAARQAAEWRRTGRTADALLMDRISTRPQAEWLVGSDPGAVVEARTTAAAREGRTAVLVAYYIPHRDCGSYSGGGAWSATGYREWVDEFAAGLGDRGAYVIVEPDAVAQAVGGCGRVVPEERYALLAYAVDRLKRQAHTRVYLDAGNSAWHPDTSKLIAPLTRSGVARADGFALNVSNFRTDADTSAYGARLSAALGGKHFVIDSSRNGNGPWTGPDSWCNPPGRALGAAPTTVTGAPLVDARLWVKRPGESDGTCGGGPAAGQWWPEYALELARNARG from the coding sequence ATGTTCGCTGTCGGACTGGTCGCGTGGGGGGTGGCCGCGTCGGCCGGTCTGTGGGGCGGCGAGGGTTCGGGCGGCGAAGGCTCGGGCGCCGCTGCCGACGTCGCCCTCTGGGTGAACCCCGAGTCCAGCGCCGCCCGGCAGGCAGCCGAATGGCGTCGTACGGGACGGACCGCGGACGCCCTGCTGATGGACCGGATCTCCACCCGTCCTCAGGCCGAGTGGCTGGTCGGTTCGGACCCCGGGGCCGTCGTGGAGGCCCGCACCACCGCCGCCGCACGGGAAGGGCGTACGGCGGTACTCGTCGCCTACTACATCCCGCACCGCGACTGCGGCTCCTACTCGGGCGGCGGGGCCTGGAGTGCGACGGGATACCGGGAGTGGGTCGACGAGTTCGCGGCGGGGCTCGGGGACCGGGGCGCGTACGTGATCGTCGAACCGGACGCGGTGGCGCAGGCAGTCGGAGGCTGCGGCCGGGTCGTACCGGAGGAGCGGTACGCGCTGCTGGCGTACGCCGTCGACCGGTTGAAGCGGCAGGCGCACACCCGCGTCTATCTCGACGCGGGCAACTCCGCCTGGCACCCGGACACGTCGAAGCTGATCGCGCCGCTGACCCGGTCGGGCGTCGCCCGCGCCGACGGCTTCGCCCTGAACGTCTCCAACTTCCGGACCGACGCCGACACTTCGGCGTACGGCGCCAGGCTGTCCGCGGCGCTGGGCGGCAAGCACTTCGTGATCGACAGCAGCCGTAACGGCAACGGGCCCTGGACGGGCCCGGACTCCTGGTGCAACCCGCCGGGCCGGGCGCTGGGCGCCGCGCCCACCACCGTCACGGGCGCGCCGCTGGTCGACGCCCGTCTGTGGGTCAAGCGACCGGGCGAGTCGGACGGCACGTGCGGGGGAGGCCCGGCCGCCGGCCAGTGGTGGCCGGAGTACGCGCTGGAGCTCGCGCGCAACGCCCGGGGGTGA
- a CDS encoding aspartate/glutamate racemase family protein: MRIVVTNCNTTQGMTEEIVRGARAAAGPGTTVLGLTPAWGPESAEGWLDSYLSAAAVLDTLRTYEGPYDAVVMAGFGEHGREGVRELVDVPVVDITEAAAHLACLLGRRYGVVTTLERSAGQIEDSLYTAGVARNCAVVVGTGLGVLDLGDQERTEAAFVAAAERAREAGAEVLVLGCAGMTGLQRAVGEKLGLPVVDGVGAAVKLAESLVSLGLTTSRAGGYAKPLPKRRTWAPPPE; encoded by the coding sequence GTGCGGATCGTCGTCACCAACTGCAATACGACGCAGGGGATGACCGAGGAGATCGTGCGAGGTGCCCGGGCCGCCGCAGGCCCGGGCACCACCGTGCTCGGACTCACCCCCGCCTGGGGACCCGAGTCCGCGGAGGGCTGGCTCGACAGCTATCTGTCGGCCGCCGCCGTCCTCGACACCCTGCGGACGTACGAGGGTCCGTACGACGCCGTCGTCATGGCCGGTTTCGGGGAGCACGGGCGCGAGGGCGTACGGGAACTCGTGGACGTCCCCGTCGTCGACATCACCGAGGCCGCCGCGCACCTCGCGTGCCTGCTCGGACGGCGGTACGGAGTCGTCACCACGCTGGAACGCTCGGCAGGCCAGATCGAGGACAGCCTGTACACGGCGGGGGTCGCCCGGAACTGCGCCGTGGTCGTCGGTACAGGGCTCGGGGTGCTCGACCTCGGCGACCAGGAGCGTACGGAAGCGGCCTTCGTCGCCGCGGCCGAACGGGCCAGGGAGGCGGGCGCGGAGGTCCTGGTCCTCGGCTGCGCCGGGATGACCGGTCTGCAACGGGCCGTGGGGGAGAAGCTGGGGCTGCCAGTCGTCGACGGGGTGGGCGCCGCGGTGAAACTCGCCGAGTCGCTCGTGTCCCTCGGCCTCACGACGAGCCGCGCGGGCGGTTACGCGAAGCCGCTGCCGAAGCGGCGGACCTGGGCGCCGCCGCCGGAGTGA
- a CDS encoding NCS1 family nucleobase:cation symporter-1, whose translation MSLADPAAATGTPAFVPDPRLTNEDLAPAGKRNWKVFDLFAMWMSDVHNLGNYTFAAGLLVLGMNVWQIFTSLLVGFVLIYIGMNWMGRIGQAHGVPFPVVSRISFGVWGANIPALIRAVIAIMWYGIQTYLASVAVNIMLLAAWPGLESWTHSSFLGLDALGWLSFVSLWLVQALIISQGMESVRKFQDFCGPAIWLVMIALAVWILAKAGWTISLTSTPNPVSVGEQWRQWFGAIGLILATYGTLMLNFCDFSRFAPSYRTVKRGNFWGLPINSTAFVIVSVIVTAGSIEVFGKAITDPAHLVAEIGNKWVLILGALTFAIATMGVNIVANFVSPAYDLANVWPQKITFRVGGMISTVAALVVTPWNLFSNPTVVNYFLGGLGAFLGPLFGVIMLDYFWVKRGRIDVNELFDARPGSRYYYRKGVNPKALWAFLPAAAVSAVLALVKTFSDVAPYSWFIGTALAAGLYALLCRSERAAAVETAPAPAPAPAQAPASAPAPREG comes from the coding sequence GTGTCCCTCGCCGATCCCGCCGCGGCCACCGGCACGCCGGCGTTCGTCCCCGATCCCAGGCTCACCAACGAAGACCTCGCCCCCGCGGGCAAGCGCAACTGGAAGGTCTTCGACCTCTTCGCCATGTGGATGTCCGACGTCCACAACCTCGGCAACTACACCTTCGCGGCCGGGCTGCTGGTCCTCGGCATGAACGTCTGGCAGATCTTCACGTCCCTGCTCGTCGGCTTCGTGCTCATCTACATCGGCATGAACTGGATGGGGCGGATCGGACAGGCGCACGGTGTGCCCTTCCCGGTCGTCAGCCGCATCAGCTTCGGCGTCTGGGGCGCCAACATCCCGGCGCTGATCAGGGCCGTCATCGCCATCATGTGGTACGGCATCCAGACCTATCTGGCCTCCGTCGCCGTCAACATCATGCTGCTCGCGGCCTGGCCGGGACTGGAGTCCTGGACGCACAGCTCGTTCCTCGGCCTCGACGCGCTCGGCTGGCTGTCCTTCGTCTCGCTGTGGCTGGTCCAGGCACTGATCATCAGCCAGGGCATGGAATCCGTACGGAAGTTCCAGGACTTCTGCGGTCCCGCCATCTGGCTCGTGATGATCGCGCTGGCCGTCTGGATCCTCGCGAAGGCGGGCTGGACCATCTCGCTCACCTCCACCCCGAACCCCGTCTCCGTGGGCGAGCAGTGGCGGCAGTGGTTCGGCGCGATAGGGCTGATCCTCGCCACGTACGGCACGCTGATGCTCAACTTCTGCGACTTCTCGCGCTTCGCGCCCAGCTACCGGACCGTCAAGCGCGGCAACTTCTGGGGTCTGCCGATCAACTCGACGGCCTTCGTGATCGTGTCGGTCATCGTCACGGCCGGTTCCATCGAGGTGTTCGGCAAGGCCATCACCGACCCCGCGCACCTCGTCGCCGAGATCGGCAACAAGTGGGTACTCATCCTGGGGGCGCTGACCTTCGCCATCGCCACCATGGGCGTCAACATCGTCGCCAACTTCGTCTCGCCGGCGTACGACCTGGCCAATGTCTGGCCGCAGAAGATCACCTTCAGGGTCGGCGGCATGATCAGCACGGTCGCCGCGCTGGTCGTGACCCCGTGGAACCTCTTCTCCAACCCCACCGTCGTCAACTACTTCCTCGGCGGTCTGGGAGCCTTCCTCGGCCCGCTGTTCGGCGTGATCATGCTGGACTACTTCTGGGTCAAGCGCGGCCGTATCGACGTGAACGAGCTGTTCGACGCGCGGCCCGGCTCGCGCTACTACTACCGCAAGGGCGTCAACCCCAAGGCCCTGTGGGCGTTCCTGCCCGCGGCGGCGGTCTCGGCGGTCCTCGCGCTGGTGAAGACCTTCAGCGACGTGGCCCCGTACTCCTGGTTCATCGGTACGGCGCTGGCCGCCGGGCTGTACGCGCTGCTGTGCCGCTCCGAGCGCGCCGCCGCCGTGGAAACAGCTCCCGCCCCGGCTCCGGCTCCCGCTCAGGCTCCCGCCTCGGCTCCGGCTCCTCGGGAGGGCTGA
- a CDS encoding GntR family transcriptional regulator, protein MTTVEPLGAVRERVLSSLRQEIIAGRLLPGDRLVERELAERFGVSRVPVREAIRALVTEGFVLFETPRRTVVRRLTRTDVAELFELREALEVYATGLAAQRATRADLAELDELLDRASDATDADDAEAITDINTRFHDRILAMAGNSLLISVMEPVDGRLRWLTRQNEEWPQLLAEHRELYAAIASGDRERARAHALAHVQANYRSTVRHLFGATAADTTEFTGPTDTPDTGIGTAAHTAGEGEA, encoded by the coding sequence ATGACGACGGTGGAACCGCTGGGCGCGGTGCGCGAGCGGGTACTCAGCTCGCTGCGGCAGGAAATCATCGCCGGGCGGCTGCTGCCCGGCGACCGGTTGGTCGAGCGTGAGCTGGCCGAGCGGTTCGGGGTCTCCCGGGTGCCGGTCCGCGAGGCGATCCGGGCCCTGGTCACCGAGGGTTTCGTCCTCTTCGAGACCCCGCGCCGCACGGTCGTACGCCGACTGACCCGCACGGACGTCGCGGAACTCTTCGAACTCCGCGAGGCCCTTGAGGTGTACGCCACCGGGCTCGCCGCCCAGCGCGCCACCCGGGCCGACCTGGCCGAGCTCGACGAACTCCTCGACCGCGCGTCGGACGCGACCGACGCCGACGACGCGGAGGCGATCACCGACATCAACACCCGCTTCCACGACCGGATCCTGGCGATGGCCGGAAACAGCCTGCTGATCTCCGTGATGGAACCGGTCGACGGCCGCCTGCGCTGGCTCACCCGCCAGAACGAGGAGTGGCCGCAACTCCTGGCCGAACACCGGGAGCTGTACGCGGCCATCGCCTCCGGCGACCGCGAACGGGCCCGCGCCCACGCCCTGGCACACGTCCAGGCGAACTACCGCTCGACCGTGCGCCACCTCTTCGGCGCCACAGCCGCGGACACCACCGAATTCACCGGCCCCACTGACACCCCTGATACCGGTATAGGTACCGCTGCCCATACCGCTGGCGAAGGAGAAGCGTGA
- a CDS encoding (2Fe-2S) ferredoxin domain-containing protein, whose product MTARTAIGAARTRPCTLVVCRGCCCGDARKYPGYDHDWQLDRLRAAADASGGRLAIRTADCLGPCDQANIIVVQPSGEGRRRGGRAVWIGWSMGDDCTDEILRWAESGGPGITAPPASLELQFVRSAGERDRARR is encoded by the coding sequence GTGACTGCCCGTACGGCGATCGGTGCCGCGAGGACCCGGCCCTGCACGCTCGTCGTCTGCCGCGGCTGCTGCTGCGGCGACGCGCGCAAGTACCCCGGCTACGACCACGACTGGCAACTGGACCGCCTGCGCGCCGCAGCCGACGCCTCCGGTGGGCGCCTGGCGATCCGTACGGCGGACTGCCTCGGCCCCTGCGACCAGGCCAACATCATCGTCGTCCAGCCGTCGGGCGAGGGCCGCAGGCGAGGCGGCCGGGCCGTCTGGATCGGCTGGTCGATGGGCGACGACTGCACCGACGAGATACTCCGCTGGGCGGAATCCGGCGGCCCCGGCATCACCGCTCCCCCGGCATCCCTTGAGCTGCAGTTCGTCCGGTCGGCGGGCGAACGGGACCGGGCGCGCCGGTAG
- a CDS encoding uracil-DNA glycosylase, which yields MKQEHSLAELDRRITGCRACPRLVEWREEVARTKRAAFADWTYWGRPVPGFGPPDASLLVVGLAPAAHGGNRTGRMFTGDRSGDVLYAALHDVGLASQPTAENAGDGLALYGVRLTSPVHCAPPENKPTPGERNTCRPWLVNELRLLAPTVRAVVVLGGFGWQAALPAFAEAGWQVPRPRPAFAHGARVELEGPDVRPLHLFGCYHVSQRNTFTGRLTPEMLRDVLRTAARTAGLPVTP from the coding sequence ATGAAGCAGGAGCACAGCCTGGCGGAACTGGACCGGCGGATCACCGGCTGCCGGGCCTGTCCGCGGCTTGTCGAGTGGCGGGAGGAAGTGGCCCGCACGAAACGGGCCGCCTTCGCGGACTGGACGTACTGGGGCCGCCCGGTGCCGGGGTTCGGCCCGCCGGACGCCTCGCTCCTCGTGGTCGGGCTCGCGCCCGCCGCGCACGGCGGGAACCGGACCGGCCGGATGTTCACGGGAGACCGGTCCGGGGACGTGCTGTACGCGGCGCTGCACGACGTGGGTCTCGCCTCGCAGCCCACGGCCGAGAACGCCGGCGACGGGCTGGCCCTGTACGGCGTCCGCCTCACATCGCCCGTGCACTGCGCGCCGCCCGAGAACAAGCCGACGCCCGGGGAACGGAACACCTGCCGCCCCTGGCTGGTGAACGAACTGCGCCTGCTCGCACCCACGGTCCGCGCGGTCGTCGTCCTCGGCGGTTTCGGCTGGCAGGCGGCGCTGCCCGCGTTCGCCGAGGCGGGCTGGCAGGTGCCGCGGCCCCGCCCGGCCTTCGCGCACGGAGCACGGGTCGAACTGGAGGGCCCGGACGTCCGGCCCCTCCACCTCTTCGGCTGCTACCACGTCAGCCAGCGCAACACCTTCACGGGTCGGCTGACCCCGGAGATGCTCAGGGACGTGCTGCGTACGGCGGCCCGGACGGCGGGGCTGCCCGTAACTCCGTAG